A single window of Streptomyces aquilus DNA harbors:
- a CDS encoding hydrolase, translating to MPQLPRSRHRLTTALAALGLLVTGAAVETSTATPAAAATPHRILFDNAHAETAGNADWIISTSQPDPLGEDSSPSAETDWTGALSSWGVALQKTGNYSLKTLPSGSSLTYGGSGAQDLANFDTLVLPEPNTLFTTAEKTAIMNFVKNGGGLFMISDHTGADRNNDGEDAVEILNDLMTNNSVDSTDPFGFSIDSLSISSDYPSAISDSTNPVLHGSFGTVTKSLIASGTTATLKPADNSSVKGLLYRTGYSGNTGAFFATSTFGSGRVAFWGDSSPIDDDTGQSGNTLYDGWNDSGATNAALALNATEWLAGASGSGGGGGGGSTCTAAQLLGNNGFESGSSTWSASSGVITNSGSQSARSGSYYAWLDGYGSARTDTLSQAVTIPSACTTATFSFYLHVDTAETSTSTAYDTLKVQVLNSSGTVLGTLATYSNLNAASGYTQRSFSLAGYAGQTVTLKFTGTEGSTLQTSFVLDDTALNVS from the coding sequence ATGCCCCAGCTCCCCAGATCCCGCCACAGACTCACCACCGCCCTCGCGGCCCTAGGTCTGCTCGTCACGGGCGCCGCCGTCGAGACGTCCACGGCCACCCCGGCCGCCGCGGCCACCCCGCACCGCATCCTGTTCGACAACGCCCACGCCGAGACGGCCGGCAACGCCGACTGGATCATCTCCACCAGCCAGCCCGACCCCCTGGGCGAGGACTCCTCCCCGTCGGCCGAGACCGACTGGACCGGCGCCCTCTCCTCCTGGGGCGTCGCGCTCCAGAAGACCGGCAACTACAGCCTGAAGACACTGCCCTCCGGTTCCAGCCTCACCTACGGCGGTTCCGGCGCCCAGGACCTGGCGAACTTCGACACGCTGGTGCTGCCGGAGCCCAACACGCTGTTCACGACCGCCGAGAAGACGGCGATCATGAACTTCGTGAAGAACGGCGGCGGCCTGTTCATGATCTCCGACCACACCGGCGCCGACCGCAACAACGACGGCGAGGACGCGGTCGAGATCCTCAACGACCTGATGACCAACAACAGCGTCGACTCCACCGACCCGTTCGGCTTCTCCATCGACTCGCTGAGCATCAGCTCCGACTACCCGAGCGCGATCAGCGACAGCACCAACCCGGTGCTGCACGGCTCGTTCGGCACCGTCACCAAGAGCCTGATCGCCAGCGGTACGACGGCCACCCTCAAGCCCGCCGACAACTCCTCCGTCAAGGGCCTTCTCTACCGCACCGGTTACTCCGGCAACACCGGGGCCTTCTTCGCCACCAGCACGTTCGGCAGCGGCCGCGTCGCGTTCTGGGGCGACAGCTCGCCCATCGACGACGACACGGGCCAGTCCGGCAACACGCTCTACGACGGCTGGAACGACTCCGGCGCCACCAACGCCGCCCTCGCGCTCAACGCCACCGAGTGGCTGGCCGGCGCGAGCGGCAGCGGGGGTGGGGGCGGCGGTGGTAGCACCTGCACCGCGGCCCAGCTGCTGGGCAACAACGGCTTCGAGTCGGGCAGCAGCACCTGGAGCGCCAGCAGCGGCGTCATCACGAACTCCGGCAGCCAGTCCGCCCGTTCGGGTTCCTACTACGCCTGGCTCGACGGCTACGGCTCCGCGCGCACCGACACGCTGTCGCAGGCGGTGACCATCCCGTCGGCCTGCACCACCGCCACGTTCAGTTTCTATCTGCACGTCGACACCGCCGAGACCAGCACCAGCACCGCCTACGACACCCTCAAGGTGCAGGTGCTCAACAGCTCCGGCACGGTCCTCGGCACCCTGGCCACCTACTCCAACCTCAACGCCGCGAGCGGCTACACCCAGCGCAGCTTCAGCCTGGCGGGCTACGCCGGCCAGACCGTGACACTCAAGTTCACCGGCACGGAGGGCTCCACGCTCCAGACCTCGTTCGTCCTCGACGACACGGCCCTCAACGTCAGCTGA
- a CDS encoding GNAT family N-acetyltransferase, giving the protein MTLRITPLADPEPGTSSRRLAWLASGTDGAPVGSAFLRLFTKEGQEHLAELEIAVHTGERRHGVGTRLLDAAVTAARTEGRRSVIAQAEQGSPADEFLAARGFRRVLSLTYARLALKDVDLTALAEQDKPGYELTEWDGTVPAELARSYADARRAMDDMPMEGTDYGTVVWDVERVVAAAEAVARRGELLHTVAAVDRGDGSIVGFSELVVPGDGLGDGQHYGTAVLPEHRGRGLARWMKATSIRRARERHPDLAGLLTDTADSNAPMLAVNAALGYVPTHKAVEYQLDL; this is encoded by the coding sequence TTGACCCTGCGCATCACGCCCCTGGCCGACCCCGAACCCGGCACGTCGAGCCGCAGGCTTGCCTGGCTCGCCTCGGGCACCGACGGAGCACCGGTCGGGTCCGCCTTCCTCCGGCTGTTCACCAAGGAGGGCCAGGAGCATCTCGCCGAACTGGAGATCGCCGTGCACACCGGCGAGCGGCGACACGGAGTCGGCACCCGGCTGCTGGACGCCGCCGTGACCGCGGCCCGGACCGAGGGGCGGCGGTCGGTCATCGCACAGGCCGAACAGGGCTCCCCCGCCGACGAGTTCCTCGCCGCGCGGGGTTTCCGCCGGGTGCTGTCGCTGACGTACGCGCGGCTCGCGCTGAAGGACGTCGACCTCACCGCGCTCGCCGAACAGGACAAGCCCGGTTACGAGTTGACCGAGTGGGACGGCACGGTTCCCGCCGAACTGGCCCGGTCCTACGCCGATGCGCGGCGCGCCATGGACGACATGCCGATGGAGGGCACCGACTACGGCACGGTCGTGTGGGACGTCGAGCGCGTGGTCGCGGCCGCCGAGGCGGTCGCGCGGCGCGGGGAGCTGCTGCACACCGTCGCCGCGGTCGACAGGGGGGACGGGTCGATCGTCGGCTTCTCGGAACTGGTGGTGCCCGGTGACGGACTCGGCGACGGCCAGCACTACGGCACGGCCGTCCTGCCGGAACACCGCGGCCGGGGCCTGGCCCGCTGGATGAAGGCGACGTCGATCCGCCGGGCCCGCGAGCGGCACCCGGACCTCGCCGGGCTCCTCACCGACACCGCGGACAGCAACGCGCCGATGCTCGCGGTCAACGCGGCCCTCGGCTACGTACCCACGCACAAGGCGGTGGAGTACCAGCTGGACCTCTGA
- a CDS encoding nucleoside deaminase — MVVKDEELPYLRRCVELAAEALEAGDEPFGSVLVGGDGAVLAEDHNRVASGDRTRHPEFELARWSAARLTPEERAAATVYTSGEHCPMCAAAHAWVGLGRIVYAASSEQLVEWLGQLGVPAAPVRALPVREVAPDVVVDGPVPELTEQVHALHRRFHER; from the coding sequence ATGGTCGTGAAGGACGAGGAGCTGCCGTATCTGCGCCGCTGTGTGGAGCTGGCCGCCGAGGCGCTGGAGGCCGGGGACGAGCCGTTCGGCTCGGTCCTGGTGGGCGGGGACGGCGCGGTGCTCGCCGAGGACCACAACCGGGTCGCTTCGGGGGACCGCACCCGGCACCCCGAGTTCGAACTGGCGCGCTGGTCCGCGGCCCGCCTGACCCCCGAGGAGCGCGCGGCGGCGACCGTGTACACCTCCGGCGAGCACTGCCCGATGTGCGCCGCCGCGCATGCCTGGGTGGGTCTCGGCCGCATCGTGTACGCGGCCTCCTCCGAGCAACTGGTCGAGTGGCTCGGCCAGTTGGGCGTGCCCGCGGCTCCGGTGCGCGCCCTGCCGGTGCGGGAGGTGGCGCCGGACGTGGTGGTGGACGGGCCGGTGCCGGAGCTCACGGAGCAGGTGCACGCGCTGCACCGCCGCTTCCACGAGCGCTGA
- a CDS encoding MerR family transcriptional regulator: MSEPPEHGTPAERAEQASRTADVPLTTGAVARRLGVSPTTLRSWDRRYGIGPAVRDEGRHRRWSPRDIEVLETMCRLTSSGVPPAEAARAARSGTGAPGPAAEVPARESPRSRAAGTLPLGDVRQECRGLARAAVRLDAPAVEELLAAAVEQYGVVAAWHEVMMPTLHAVGRKWASSGDRYVEVEHLLSWHVSTALRRRTPTVPQTAAGPVVLACVPGEQHTLPLEALNAALGELGLPTRMFGAAVPGEALTTAVRRLGPSAVFLWAQARSTANLPLARHVAATRWGVRGARRQPVVVVGGPGWSGAAAREMPWPAALKDAVELLSAAATGA; the protein is encoded by the coding sequence ATGAGTGAGCCGCCCGAGCACGGAACTCCCGCGGAGAGGGCCGAGCAGGCCTCCCGGACCGCCGACGTCCCGCTCACCACCGGCGCCGTCGCCCGGCGGCTGGGCGTGTCGCCGACCACGCTGCGCTCCTGGGACCGCCGCTACGGCATCGGGCCCGCGGTACGGGACGAGGGACGGCATCGGCGCTGGAGCCCGCGGGACATCGAGGTCCTGGAGACGATGTGCCGGCTGACCTCGTCCGGGGTGCCGCCCGCCGAGGCGGCCCGCGCCGCCCGGTCCGGCACCGGTGCGCCCGGCCCGGCCGCCGAGGTGCCCGCGCGCGAGTCGCCGCGCTCCCGGGCGGCCGGCACGCTGCCGCTCGGGGACGTGCGCCAGGAGTGCCGAGGGCTGGCCCGCGCCGCCGTCCGGCTCGACGCCCCGGCAGTCGAGGAGCTGCTCGCCGCGGCCGTGGAGCAGTACGGCGTCGTCGCCGCCTGGCACGAGGTGATGATGCCCACCCTGCACGCGGTGGGGCGCAAGTGGGCGTCCTCCGGCGACCGTTACGTCGAGGTCGAACACCTGCTGTCCTGGCATGTCTCCACCGCGCTGCGCCGCCGCACCCCCACGGTCCCGCAGACGGCGGCCGGCCCCGTCGTCCTGGCCTGTGTGCCCGGCGAACAGCACACCCTGCCCCTCGAAGCGCTCAACGCCGCGCTCGGTGAACTCGGCCTGCCCACAAGGATGTTCGGCGCGGCGGTGCCGGGGGAGGCGCTCACCACCGCGGTGCGGCGACTCGGGCCGTCCGCCGTGTTCCTGTGGGCGCAGGCGCGTTCCACCGCGAACCTGCCGCTAGCCCGTCACGTCGCCGCCACCCGCTGGGGTGTGCGGGGCGCCCGCCGGCAGCCCGTGGTGGTCGTCGGCGGGCCCGGCTGGTCGGGCGCGGCGGCGCGCGAGATGCCGTGGCCGGCGGCCCTCAAGGACGCGGTCGAGCTGCTGTCCGCCGCCGCGACCGGCGCCTGA
- a CDS encoding sigma-70 family RNA polymerase sigma factor — protein sequence MTEQPITAPASRWATGEAALADEEVARGLVAGDEACLAEAYRRWSGLVHTLARRSLGDAEEAADVTQQVFLGVWRGRGGFRPERGAIGGWIVGIARRRIADALSARTRRTELVAAVGSAYGPAAPAAGHAEAVLDRVVVQHGLARLPAAQQRVLRLAFYADLTQTQIADRTGWPLGTVKSHARRGLRQLRGFLEPDPHPEP from the coding sequence ATGACCGAGCAGCCGATCACCGCCCCCGCGTCCCGATGGGCGACCGGGGAAGCGGCCCTCGCCGACGAGGAGGTCGCCCGGGGGCTGGTGGCGGGCGACGAGGCGTGCTTGGCGGAGGCCTACCGTCGCTGGTCCGGGCTGGTGCACACGCTGGCGCGAAGGTCTCTGGGGGACGCCGAGGAGGCCGCGGACGTGACCCAGCAGGTGTTCCTCGGGGTGTGGCGCGGGCGCGGGGGTTTCCGCCCCGAGCGCGGGGCGATCGGCGGCTGGATCGTCGGCATCGCCAGGCGCAGGATCGCCGACGCGCTGTCCGCCCGTACGCGCCGTACGGAGCTCGTGGCGGCCGTGGGCTCGGCGTACGGGCCGGCCGCCCCCGCCGCCGGGCACGCCGAGGCGGTCCTGGACCGGGTCGTCGTGCAGCACGGGCTGGCCAGGCTGCCGGCGGCCCAGCAGCGCGTGCTGCGGCTGGCCTTCTACGCGGACCTCACCCAGACCCAGATCGCCGACCGCACCGGCTGGCCGCTCGGCACCGTGAAGAGCCATGCCCGGCGCGGGCTGCGTCAGCTGCGGGGGTTCCTGGAGCCGGACCCGCATCCGGAACCCTGA
- a CDS encoding SPW repeat protein produces the protein MANVSPTRGDMTSHPDVSEMRARYARMLGGRDVALVDGPVFLLGLYCAVSPWILHYTTSQPALVTHNLIVGIAIGLLALGFTQTPERMYGLSWAFCAVGVWMIVAPWVVGDSPDTGVALNNIIIGGLAVILGLLCTSAAAKSATRT, from the coding sequence ATGGCCAACGTCTCGCCCACCCGGGGTGACATGACCAGTCACCCCGATGTTTCCGAAATGCGGGCACGGTACGCCCGTATGCTCGGCGGTCGCGATGTGGCGCTCGTGGACGGACCGGTGTTCCTGCTCGGTCTGTACTGCGCCGTGTCCCCCTGGATACTCCACTACACGACGAGCCAGCCCGCCCTCGTGACGCACAACCTCATCGTCGGCATCGCGATCGGCCTGCTGGCCCTCGGGTTCACCCAGACCCCGGAGCGCATGTACGGGTTGAGCTGGGCGTTCTGCGCGGTCGGCGTCTGGATGATCGTCGCCCCGTGGGTCGTCGGCGACAGCCCGGACACCGGGGTCGCGCTCAACAACATCATCATCGGCGGCCTCGCCGTGATCCTCGGGCTGTTGTGCACCAGCGCGGCGGCGAAGAGCGCCACCAGGACGTGA
- a CDS encoding NAD-dependent epimerase/dehydratase family protein — protein MTTNRSEPSNNQSQSILLAGASGVLGRHITRALTEAGHKVTGLGRGRDNGVRADLMDRDAVLRAVDGHHFDTVIHAVTALSKPPLRHRDMYATDALRIEGTAHLIEAAHATGARRFVAESMVFGYGYGDHGDRELAEDDAFGPRGTNPEFERHLAGMRTKERLTFEAPGLEGVALRYGAFYGPGGTENLLPMLRRRQLPAPADHGHVVPWVELTDAARAMVAAVEHGRPGQAYNIADRTPLGFRAHLLAVAEEFGLPKPLPVPLWMMRPMSYAHAIMASTLRVSLAKAERELGWTPVYPSAREGLAALRAAA, from the coding sequence ATGACGACGAACCGGAGCGAACCCAGCAACAACCAGAGCCAGAGCATCCTGCTCGCGGGTGCCAGTGGCGTCCTCGGCCGGCACATCACGCGCGCTCTGACCGAGGCCGGGCACAAGGTCACGGGCCTCGGCCGCGGCCGGGACAACGGCGTGCGGGCCGACCTCATGGACCGCGACGCCGTGCTCCGCGCCGTCGACGGTCACCACTTCGACACGGTGATCCACGCCGTGACGGCCCTGAGCAAGCCGCCCCTGCGCCACCGCGACATGTACGCCACCGACGCGCTGCGCATCGAGGGCACCGCCCATCTGATCGAGGCGGCGCACGCGACCGGCGCCCGCCGCTTCGTCGCGGAGTCGATGGTCTTCGGATACGGCTACGGCGACCACGGCGACCGGGAGCTCGCCGAGGACGACGCCTTCGGCCCGCGCGGCACGAACCCGGAGTTCGAACGGCACCTCGCCGGGATGCGCACCAAGGAGCGGCTGACCTTCGAGGCCCCCGGTCTGGAAGGCGTGGCCCTGCGCTACGGCGCGTTCTACGGCCCCGGCGGCACCGAGAACCTCCTGCCCATGCTGCGCAGGCGGCAACTGCCCGCCCCCGCCGACCACGGCCACGTCGTCCCCTGGGTCGAGCTGACCGACGCGGCCCGCGCGATGGTCGCCGCCGTCGAGCACGGCCGCCCCGGCCAGGCCTACAACATCGCCGACCGCACACCCCTCGGGTTCCGCGCCCATCTCCTCGCCGTGGCGGAGGAGTTCGGGCTCCCGAAGCCGCTGCCCGTGCCGCTGTGGATGATGCGTCCGATGTCGTACGCCCACGCGATCATGGCGTCGACCTTGCGGGTGTCCCTCGCGAAGGCGGAGCGGGAGCTGGGCTGGACGCCGGTGTACCCGTCGGCTCGGGAGGGTCTGGCGGCGTTGCGGGCGGCGGCCTGA
- a CDS encoding phosphotransferase, which produces MPLEGGAVSGAVRIGSTVRRVPSAGSEYVRELLALFAERGWEGAPRLLGTDEQGREVLAYLEGRAAVSPEERAAARRDETLVRVARLVREFHDLTHGTPLAGDQDVVCHNDLAPKNTVYAVDGTGWRPLAFVDWDLAAPGERVHDVAHLCWQYLDLGPGVTDVAEAARGMRLVRDAYGPTGGAGLVETVLWWQDRCRRGIEAGAERGEPALVALCERGAVDEVRAAYEWTARHRRELDARLR; this is translated from the coding sequence ATGCCGCTGGAGGGCGGAGCCGTCAGTGGGGCCGTACGGATCGGATCGACCGTGCGCCGCGTCCCGTCGGCCGGATCGGAGTACGTCCGCGAGCTGCTGGCGCTCTTCGCGGAACGGGGCTGGGAGGGTGCTCCCCGGCTTCTGGGGACGGACGAGCAGGGCCGGGAGGTGCTCGCATATCTGGAGGGGCGCGCGGCCGTGAGCCCGGAGGAGCGGGCCGCTGCTCGCCGTGACGAGACGCTCGTCCGTGTCGCCCGGCTCGTCCGGGAGTTCCACGACCTCACCCACGGCACACCGTTGGCGGGCGACCAGGACGTCGTCTGCCACAACGACCTCGCGCCCAAGAACACCGTCTACGCGGTCGACGGCACCGGATGGCGGCCGCTGGCCTTCGTCGACTGGGACCTCGCCGCCCCCGGCGAACGCGTGCACGACGTGGCGCATCTCTGCTGGCAGTACCTGGACCTCGGGCCCGGCGTGACGGACGTGGCGGAGGCGGCGCGCGGCATGCGGCTCGTCCGTGACGCCTACGGACCGACCGGCGGGGCCGGGCTGGTCGAGACGGTCCTGTGGTGGCAGGACCGGTGCCGGCGAGGCATCGAGGCCGGGGCGGAACGGGGTGAGCCGGCCCTGGTGGCGCTGTGCGAGCGCGGGGCTGTGGATGAGGTGCGGGCCGCGTACGAGTGGACCGCCCGGCACCGGCGGGAACTGGACGCGCGACTGCGCTGA
- a CDS encoding ArsR/SmtB family transcription factor, with translation MDQVFKALADETRRRLLDRLHEENGQTLGELCERIAMTRQSVTQHLSVLEAANLVSTVRRGREKLHYLNPVPLHEIQERWIDKFERPRLSALGAVKRRAEEAMTDKPTFVYVTYIRSTPEKVWDALTDADLTAAYWGHGNVSDWQQGSRWEHVRTDGSGIADVVGTVVESDRPHRLVTSWAAPEDEGQDDKYSRVTFDIQPHGGIVRLTVTHEDLPDDGALSDVSQGWPAVLSNLKSLLETGSPLPEEPWLMPNG, from the coding sequence TTGGACCAGGTCTTCAAGGCGCTGGCCGACGAGACGCGCAGGCGGTTGCTGGACCGGCTGCACGAGGAGAACGGTCAGACGCTCGGAGAGCTGTGCGAGCGCATCGCCATGACGCGGCAGTCCGTGACTCAGCACCTGTCCGTCCTGGAGGCCGCCAACCTGGTCAGCACGGTGCGGCGGGGGCGGGAGAAGCTGCACTACCTCAACCCGGTCCCGCTCCACGAGATCCAGGAGCGGTGGATCGACAAGTTCGAGCGCCCGCGCCTGAGCGCGCTCGGTGCCGTGAAGCGACGAGCCGAGGAAGCCATGACCGACAAGCCCACGTTCGTGTACGTCACCTACATCCGGAGCACCCCCGAGAAGGTCTGGGACGCGCTCACCGACGCGGACCTGACCGCGGCCTACTGGGGCCACGGCAACGTCTCCGACTGGCAGCAGGGCTCCCGCTGGGAACACGTCCGTACGGACGGCTCCGGCATCGCCGACGTCGTCGGTACCGTCGTGGAGAGCGACCGCCCCCACCGCCTCGTCACCAGCTGGGCCGCGCCCGAGGACGAGGGGCAGGACGACAAGTACTCCCGGGTCACCTTCGACATCCAGCCGCACGGCGGCATCGTCCGGCTCACGGTGACCCACGAGGACCTGCCCGACGACGGTGCGCTCAGTGACGTGTCCCAGGGCTGGCCGGCGGTGCTGTCCAACCTCAAGTCCCTTCTGGAGACCGGCAGTCCGCTGCCCGAGGAGCCGTGGCTGATGCCCAACGGCTGA
- a CDS encoding GlsB/YeaQ/YmgE family stress response membrane protein: MEISGIISAIVIGIVIGVLGRLVVPGRQRIGILLTIVVGIVAALLGSAIAAGLDVADTKGVDWVEWLIQIGLAAVGVAALDRSRVRR; this comes from the coding sequence ATGGAGATCTCGGGGATCATCAGTGCCATCGTCATCGGCATCGTCATCGGCGTGCTGGGCCGGCTCGTGGTACCGGGTCGGCAGCGCATCGGCATCCTGCTGACCATCGTCGTCGGCATCGTCGCCGCGCTGCTCGGCTCGGCGATCGCGGCGGGGCTCGACGTGGCCGACACCAAGGGCGTGGACTGGGTCGAGTGGCTGATCCAGATCGGCCTCGCCGCGGTGGGTGTCGCGGCGCTGGACCGGTCGAGGGTGCGGCGCTGA
- a CDS encoding GNAT family N-acetyltransferase has translation MDHDAVLALYDRDMREGAQPDSPESRIERTGKVVRQVSTAQGWNGVVWSDLDAGSADAAIAEQIAYYSGLGHEFEWKLYGHDLPVDLGQRLRSAGFTPQPEETLMIGEVNDLTLDAEPPEGIRVLPVTDQAGVDLVADVHEAAFGTDSTRLRHQLLAQLTAEPDTVVAVLALDGDTPVSAARMELVPGTRFAGLWGGGTVEAWRGRGIYRALVALRAREAAERGYRYLQVDAMSTSRPILERLGFEPLTTTTPYLYTP, from the coding sequence ATGGATCATGACGCGGTGCTCGCCCTGTACGACCGGGACATGCGCGAGGGCGCGCAGCCGGACAGTCCGGAGTCCCGGATCGAACGGACGGGGAAGGTGGTCCGGCAGGTCTCCACCGCGCAGGGCTGGAACGGCGTGGTGTGGTCCGACCTGGACGCCGGCAGCGCGGACGCCGCGATCGCCGAGCAGATCGCGTACTACTCCGGGCTCGGTCACGAGTTCGAGTGGAAGCTCTACGGCCACGACCTGCCCGTGGACCTCGGACAGCGGCTCCGGTCGGCGGGGTTCACTCCGCAGCCCGAGGAGACCCTGATGATCGGTGAGGTCAACGACCTCACCCTGGACGCCGAGCCGCCCGAGGGCATCCGCGTCCTGCCCGTCACCGACCAGGCCGGTGTCGACCTCGTGGCCGACGTGCACGAGGCGGCCTTCGGCACCGACAGCACCCGGCTGCGCCACCAGCTGCTGGCCCAGCTCACCGCCGAGCCCGACACCGTGGTCGCCGTCCTCGCCCTGGACGGGGACACCCCGGTCAGCGCGGCCCGGATGGAGCTGGTCCCCGGCACCCGGTTCGCCGGCCTCTGGGGCGGCGGAACCGTCGAGGCCTGGCGTGGTCGCGGCATCTACCGCGCCCTGGTGGCCCTGCGGGCCCGCGAGGCCGCCGAACGCGGTTACCGCTACCTCCAGGTCGACGCCATGAGCACCAGCCGCCCCATCCTGGAACGCCTCGGCTTCGAACCACTGACCACGACGACGCCGTACCTGTACACACCGTGA